In the Defluviitalea raffinosedens genome, one interval contains:
- a CDS encoding acetyltransferase yields MKKLVIVGAGGLGKEVARYIKDINQIHPTYQLIGFVDSDPEKKGIEYFGVPVLGDFDDLSSLSEPDEKLYGFCAVAKPSVKRRLALKMEEYHIEPINIIHPMAYISPEVQIGEGVLISPYCVLTTNITIGNYVHINPQCGIGHDTSIGDYSTLYWNVNVSGNVIIEEQVEIGSKAFIKQGLTIQKDSVIGAGAVVIHSVESGVTAVGVPARKISS; encoded by the coding sequence GTGAAAAAGCTGGTAATTGTCGGTGCCGGAGGACTGGGAAAAGAGGTAGCACGTTATATAAAGGATATCAATCAGATCCATCCTACTTATCAACTCATAGGATTTGTTGACAGTGATCCTGAAAAAAAAGGCATAGAATATTTTGGGGTACCTGTTCTGGGAGACTTTGATGATTTGAGTTCTTTATCAGAACCCGATGAAAAGTTATACGGATTTTGTGCTGTTGCCAAACCCAGTGTTAAAAGACGTTTAGCACTTAAGATGGAAGAATACCATATTGAGCCAATCAATATTATTCATCCTATGGCATATATTTCTCCGGAGGTTCAAATAGGAGAAGGGGTTTTAATCAGTCCTTATTGTGTTCTTACAACCAATATTACTATTGGGAATTATGTTCATATCAATCCTCAATGTGGAATAGGCCATGATACATCAATAGGCGATTATTCTACCCTTTATTGGAATGTAAATGTCTCCGGAAATGTTATCATAGAAGAACAGGTAGAAATAGGAAGTAAAGCTTTTATTAAACAAGGTTTAACCATACAAAAGGATTCTGTAATTGGTGCAGGGGCTGTGGTAATTCATTCTGTTGAAAGTGGAGTGACTGCTGTAGGTGTGCCTGCCAGAAAGATTTCATCATAA
- a CDS encoding sugar transferase has translation MREIQIMIKHGLDKLIAFILLIAVSPVFLIIALGIKLTSKGPIFFIQDRVGKDGKDFKIYKFRTMVQNAEHIGSGIYTEENDPRITKIGRFLRKTSLDELPQLINILKGDMSIIGPRPTLRYQVDKYNEYQMGRLKMRPGVTGLAQVNGRNSLPWSKRIEYDIEYVNNYSLWLDLKIMIKTVKVVLTAEGVYGERDEMM, from the coding sequence ATGAGAGAAATCCAAATAATGATCAAACATGGACTGGATAAACTAATTGCTTTTATTTTACTCATTGCAGTAAGTCCCGTATTCTTAATTATTGCTTTAGGTATTAAACTAACCTCAAAGGGGCCAATTTTCTTTATACAAGACCGTGTAGGGAAAGATGGGAAAGATTTTAAGATTTACAAATTCAGAACTATGGTGCAAAATGCAGAGCATATAGGAAGCGGTATTTATACAGAAGAAAATGATCCCAGAATCACTAAAATAGGAAGATTTTTAAGAAAGACCAGTCTGGATGAGCTTCCCCAATTAATTAATATTTTAAAAGGGGATATGAGTATTATAGGACCAAGACCTACCTTAAGATACCAAGTGGACAAGTATAATGAGTACCAAATGGGGCGGCTTAAAATGCGGCCTGGAGTCACGGGACTTGCCCAGGTTAACGGTAGAAATTCCCTGCCCTGGTCAAAGAGAATAGAGTATGATATAGAATATGTTAATAACTATTCTTTATGGTTAGATTTGAAGATTATGATTAAAACCGTTAAAGTGGTATTAACGGCAGAAGGAGTTTACGGGGAAAGAGATGAAATGATGTGA
- a CDS encoding DegT/DnrJ/EryC1/StrS family aminotransferase, protein MKRQIALAKPDITDKEIEYVNQVLRSGILSIGPKIEEFESMIAGYVGVKHAVAVNSGTSALHLIIKSLGIKEGDEVITTPFSFVASANCALFEKAVPVFVDIDEKTLNIDIDQIEEKITDQTKAILVVDVFGQPLNISRVKEIANKHNLYVIEDSCEALGSIYQNTKAGSSADAAAFAFYPNKQITTAEGGMIVTNNDKVAELCRSMRSQGRAITGLWLYHERLGFNYRLSELHAALGIAQMERIDEIIEKRNTAASYYTERLKEIPWVRAPFIDPDVSRMSWFVYVIRVPEEIRNDLIDYLKENGISSKPYFTPIHLQPFYKEEFGYKPGDFPVTEKAGNECIAIPFYTNLTREEIDYVVDTIKSFK, encoded by the coding sequence TTGAAAAGACAAATAGCTCTAGCAAAACCTGATATTACAGATAAAGAAATTGAATATGTGAATCAAGTGCTCCGTTCAGGAATTTTAAGCATTGGACCGAAAATAGAAGAATTTGAGTCAATGATCGCTGGTTATGTGGGTGTCAAGCATGCTGTTGCGGTGAACAGCGGAACCAGTGCACTTCATCTTATTATTAAATCATTAGGAATAAAAGAAGGGGACGAAGTCATCACTACCCCTTTTAGTTTTGTGGCTTCGGCTAACTGTGCTTTATTTGAAAAAGCAGTGCCTGTATTTGTTGATATTGATGAAAAAACCCTCAATATTGATATAGATCAGATAGAAGAAAAAATTACTGATCAAACGAAAGCCATTTTGGTGGTTGATGTTTTTGGCCAACCTTTGAATATAAGTAGGGTAAAAGAAATTGCCAATAAACACAATCTTTATGTGATAGAAGATTCCTGTGAAGCCCTTGGAAGTATTTATCAAAACACTAAAGCCGGAAGCAGTGCGGATGCTGCTGCTTTTGCATTTTATCCCAATAAGCAAATCACAACTGCAGAAGGAGGCATGATTGTCACCAATAATGATAAAGTAGCCGAATTATGCAGGAGCATGAGAAGCCAGGGAAGAGCGATTACAGGCCTATGGCTCTATCATGAACGATTAGGATTCAATTATCGTCTAAGCGAACTACATGCTGCTTTAGGCATTGCCCAAATGGAAAGAATTGACGAAATCATAGAAAAAAGAAATACAGCAGCCAGCTACTATACAGAAAGATTAAAAGAGATTCCATGGGTTAGGGCACCTTTCATTGATCCTGATGTAAGCCGAATGAGTTGGTTTGTATACGTTATCCGTGTTCCTGAAGAAATCAGGAATGATTTAATAGATTATTTAAAGGAAAATGGAATAAGCTCAAAACCCTATTTTACACCTATTCATCTTCAACCTTTCTATAAAGAAGAATTCGGGTATAAACCAGGAGACTTTCCTGTAACGGAAAAAGCAGGCAATGAGTGTATTGCAATTCCCTTTTATACTAATTTGACAAGGGAAGAAATTGACTACGTTGTAGATACCATAAAGAGCTTTAAATAA
- a CDS encoding winged helix-turn-helix transcriptional regulator, with translation MEKELEILTHIQENEHITQREIAEKTGLSLGAVNLLLKKMIKTGLIKIEKLNARTLKYILTPEGLKEKTAKTYHYIVRTYETITRIQAVSKVILEKQKNKGIKTIYLYGNQDEVYNVLRITMSDVVGNLDMHYELINNIDYIKETKDFIVLIWNEESEVILKENQIPYINILCNL, from the coding sequence ATGGAAAAAGAACTAGAAATACTAACTCATATTCAGGAAAATGAGCATATTACCCAGAGAGAAATTGCAGAAAAAACTGGTCTTTCTTTGGGTGCTGTTAACTTGCTGTTAAAGAAGATGATCAAGACAGGGCTTATAAAGATTGAAAAGTTAAATGCCAGAACTTTAAAGTACATACTGACGCCTGAAGGCTTAAAGGAAAAAACAGCGAAAACCTATCACTACATAGTCAGAACCTATGAAACCATTACCCGTATACAGGCAGTATCCAAAGTCATTTTGGAAAAGCAGAAGAATAAAGGAATAAAGACCATATATCTTTACGGAAATCAAGATGAAGTATATAATGTTCTTCGGATTACTATGAGTGATGTTGTAGGAAACCTGGATATGCACTATGAGTTAATCAATAATATAGATTATATTAAGGAAACAAAGGATTTTATTGTACTCATTTGGAATGAGGAAAGTGAAGTCATTCTAAAAGAAAATCAGATCCCTTATATTAATATTTTGTGTAATTTATGA
- a CDS encoding SpoIID/LytB domain-containing protein, with the protein MNTSEKIKVFVTLTAMVIFLSGCLNTMAVQEEIPKATDGTNLLDQKNHETASDKTETDLYKVDTSIPVSRALAAKMIALTYNDYADIKTMDREIQYEDVTPSDWYDIYVNAVTVQGFMNGSGKMFNPLEPLTYANAQTLLERISKGKFKVKMNLSKELQKSYITYNDWVNIYMRLLSKLSGEKSLEEAYGIREREFVLVATPANSTELDAWEMGTDKGIYGFAGLPMDAYIDKQIRVLIKDNEVFAFLRVEDENPVITNTYIADTSKDEITIFVGGVHRTYKTFKDYSGEKGKIGDIQVQGGTLLDLQTCEETVMGRILLVDSKKIELEGIGNIELSNDYKLYSIAGEKPQWCSLSNLTIGEDLGRFILKNNKICAAIIEKKPVPNKIRVALHKTGFTGLVHQEVSVTSDESFIVKIGDEEQIYKSGESFNIKQVAEKLSDKTPRVNIRTQSGNGKLKILSIQRNGQHPKYRGTLDIVKLDQGYSIVNELPVEEYLYAVIPSEMPTSHGLEAAKVQAVTARSYAYVQFYSNRFHSYGGNVDDSVQCQVYNNTPETDISIQAVKATQNEGIKYNGSVISANFFSTSSGYTANSGEVWADYNDKSFPSYTPPYMISKKQFEGESFGDLTKEENAKRFFKASNIDGYDKEFGWFRWNVTMSLEELSASINAHLKQRYEANPKLIKVLDENNIFRSRPVENIGNLKKIDIVKRGQGGNIMEMVLVGSKATIKVLTEYNIRFLLQPKQYIEGKDPIIINLSNGSTVKDYSIMPSAFFVIEPNSKDGKLIGYTFYGGGNGHGAGMSQNGVKGMVDKGYNYKQILQHYYPGTEITKIY; encoded by the coding sequence ATGAATACGTCAGAAAAAATTAAAGTTTTTGTAACTCTTACAGCCATGGTGATATTTTTATCCGGCTGTTTGAATACTATGGCCGTTCAAGAAGAAATTCCAAAGGCAACAGATGGGACTAATTTACTAGATCAAAAAAACCATGAAACAGCATCGGATAAGACTGAAACAGACCTTTATAAAGTAGATACCAGTATTCCTGTTTCAAGAGCGTTAGCAGCTAAAATGATCGCTTTAACCTATAATGATTATGCAGATATTAAGACCATGGACAGGGAAATACAATATGAAGATGTAACCCCGAGCGATTGGTATGATATATATGTTAATGCAGTAACAGTTCAAGGATTCATGAATGGCAGCGGAAAGATGTTTAATCCATTAGAACCATTAACCTATGCCAATGCTCAAACCTTGCTGGAAAGAATTTCAAAAGGCAAGTTTAAGGTCAAGATGAATTTAAGCAAGGAATTACAAAAAAGTTATATCACTTACAATGACTGGGTAAATATTTATATGCGCCTTTTAAGCAAATTAAGCGGAGAAAAAAGTTTAGAAGAGGCATATGGAATCAGAGAAAGAGAATTTGTATTGGTGGCCACCCCTGCTAACAGTACAGAGCTGGATGCATGGGAAATGGGCACGGATAAAGGCATATACGGATTTGCAGGACTTCCTATGGATGCCTATATCGACAAGCAAATAAGAGTGTTGATAAAAGACAATGAAGTTTTTGCATTTTTACGGGTTGAAGATGAAAATCCTGTAATTACGAATACATATATCGCAGATACATCAAAAGACGAAATCACTATTTTTGTTGGAGGGGTACATCGAACCTATAAAACTTTTAAAGATTACAGTGGGGAAAAAGGAAAGATTGGAGATATACAGGTTCAAGGGGGAACATTGCTTGATCTACAAACCTGTGAAGAAACTGTTATGGGAAGAATCCTTTTAGTAGATTCAAAAAAAATAGAATTAGAGGGGATAGGAAACATAGAGCTCTCCAATGATTATAAATTATACAGCATTGCAGGAGAAAAGCCCCAGTGGTGCAGTTTGAGTAATTTGACTATAGGAGAAGATCTTGGACGATTTATCTTAAAGAATAATAAAATATGTGCCGCAATCATCGAGAAAAAACCGGTTCCTAATAAAATCAGAGTAGCCCTTCATAAAACAGGGTTTACAGGACTAGTTCATCAAGAAGTGAGCGTTACAAGTGATGAGAGTTTTATCGTTAAAATAGGCGATGAAGAGCAGATTTACAAAAGCGGGGAAAGTTTCAATATTAAGCAGGTAGCAGAAAAATTATCGGACAAAACGCCCAGAGTAAATATAAGGACTCAATCAGGCAATGGAAAATTAAAGATCTTGTCCATCCAGAGAAACGGCCAACATCCTAAATACCGAGGCACTTTAGACATTGTTAAACTAGATCAGGGTTACAGCATTGTAAACGAATTACCTGTTGAAGAATATCTGTATGCTGTAATTCCCAGTGAAATGCCAACGTCTCATGGATTGGAGGCAGCAAAAGTACAAGCGGTGACGGCGAGAAGTTATGCTTATGTCCAGTTTTATTCCAATCGGTTTCATTCCTATGGAGGCAATGTAGACGATTCTGTTCAGTGCCAGGTATATAATAACACGCCTGAAACCGACATTTCCATACAGGCAGTTAAGGCCACACAAAATGAAGGGATCAAATATAATGGAAGTGTGATCAGTGCCAACTTTTTCTCAACATCTTCCGGATATACCGCCAATTCAGGGGAAGTATGGGCAGATTATAACGATAAATCTTTTCCCAGTTATACACCACCTTATATGATATCCAAAAAGCAATTTGAAGGCGAAAGTTTCGGAGATCTCACGAAAGAAGAGAATGCTAAAAGATTTTTTAAAGCAAGCAATATAGATGGTTATGATAAGGAATTTGGCTGGTTCAGGTGGAATGTTACGATGAGCCTGGAAGAACTTAGTGCTTCAATAAATGCCCATTTAAAGCAGCGTTATGAAGCCAATCCAAAGCTTATTAAAGTATTGGATGAAAATAATATTTTTAGAAGCCGTCCTGTAGAAAATATCGGGAACCTAAAGAAGATTGACATTGTAAAGAGGGGACAGGGAGGCAATATTATGGAAATGGTATTAGTGGGGTCTAAGGCAACCATAAAAGTTTTGACGGAATACAATATTCGTTTTCTTCTGCAGCCAAAGCAGTATATTGAAGGGAAAGACCCCATTATTATCAACTTATCCAATGGAAGTACAGTGAAAGATTACAGTATTATGCCCAGTGCTTTTTTCGTAATCGAACCCAATAGCAAAGACGGAAAGCTCATAGGATATACTTTCTATGGAGGAGGAAATGGCCATGGAGCAGGGATGAGTCAGAATGGTGTAAAAGGGATGGTGGATAAGGGATATAACTATAAACAGATTCTTCAGCATTATTATCCTGGAACGGAAATTACAAAAATTTATTAA
- a CDS encoding FapA family protein, whose protein sequence is MIYEILYSNSYIQLIRKDDGFYIESFRQGYTLDEFNQVLMDFPQVKITNFLALKKAITNAPQYLIKFGDVRDRVEVEISSDHLKGYITLYVKESELVGAGLKQIISEISEALQKKGIVYGIKQDVLIMDLKPKVKILIAEGKLPVNGENSKIRMYEIKEPKPEITEDGTVNHYELNLINKVNKGDWLGERIDATPGEPGKSILGEIIPAKPGKQFPLLYDKQSVEEVYDPEKGITTLIAKKTGAVFYRQDVIYVYDCLEIEGNVSFDTGNINFDGFVNIRGSIDDNFSVEAKNDIQVLGAMGVGSVDKIYSRDGCIYIRGGIAGKNKARLYCKQDLYTKFASECTIECEETVHIGFYAINCNIKAKQVIFESAHSRIIGGNIDAEIKVIAHEVGNLAETPTNITVQGFNRKELKEKFDAINKSIEEINEQLVEFKHKIAVYAGSEKLTEQQEFDYRKITRQFQEVKETLRQLQSDRKKYLSYLRTKGDGEISISGRIHGNTTLTIKKISKRIMNDIRGPVTYYLMDNELICE, encoded by the coding sequence ATGATTTATGAAATTTTATATTCTAATTCATATATTCAACTGATCCGAAAAGACGATGGCTTCTATATTGAATCCTTTAGGCAGGGTTACACATTGGACGAATTCAATCAGGTATTGATGGATTTTCCTCAAGTGAAAATTACCAATTTTTTAGCCTTAAAAAAGGCCATTACGAATGCACCGCAATATTTAATTAAATTTGGAGATGTACGGGATCGGGTAGAAGTTGAAATCAGCAGCGACCATTTAAAAGGATACATTACCCTTTATGTAAAAGAATCTGAATTGGTAGGGGCAGGACTGAAGCAAATCATATCAGAAATTTCTGAAGCCTTACAGAAAAAAGGGATCGTATATGGTATCAAGCAAGATGTTTTAATAATGGATTTAAAACCGAAAGTAAAAATACTCATTGCTGAGGGCAAGCTTCCTGTTAATGGCGAAAATTCTAAAATAAGGATGTATGAAATCAAAGAACCCAAGCCAGAAATTACAGAAGATGGTACAGTAAATCATTATGAACTAAACTTAATCAATAAAGTAAACAAAGGGGACTGGCTTGGAGAACGAATTGATGCAACTCCTGGAGAGCCTGGAAAATCTATTCTGGGAGAAATCATTCCTGCAAAACCAGGTAAGCAATTTCCTCTGTTATACGATAAACAGTCTGTTGAAGAAGTATATGATCCCGAAAAAGGTATTACAACTTTAATAGCCAAAAAAACAGGAGCTGTATTTTATCGTCAGGATGTCATATACGTATATGATTGTCTCGAAATTGAAGGAAATGTATCCTTTGATACAGGCAATATTAATTTTGATGGTTTTGTAAACATCAGAGGTTCTATTGATGACAATTTTTCAGTAGAAGCCAAAAATGATATTCAAGTATTGGGTGCAATGGGCGTTGGAAGCGTAGATAAAATTTACAGCAGAGACGGCTGTATCTATATCCGTGGTGGAATTGCCGGAAAAAATAAAGCTCGTCTTTATTGTAAACAAGATTTATATACCAAATTTGCTTCTGAATGTACTATTGAATGCGAAGAAACAGTACATATTGGATTTTATGCTATCAATTGTAATATTAAGGCAAAACAAGTTATTTTTGAATCAGCTCACAGTCGAATCATAGGTGGAAATATAGACGCAGAAATTAAAGTAATTGCCCATGAAGTAGGAAATCTCGCCGAAACTCCAACCAATATTACTGTACAGGGATTTAACAGAAAAGAATTAAAGGAAAAATTTGATGCAATCAATAAGTCTATTGAAGAAATCAACGAGCAACTGGTTGAATTTAAGCATAAAATTGCTGTTTATGCCGGAAGTGAAAAGTTAACTGAACAGCAGGAATTTGATTACAGAAAAATAACAAGACAGTTCCAAGAAGTTAAAGAAACACTTAGGCAGCTTCAAAGCGACCGAAAAAAATATCTTTCTTATCTTCGTACTAAAGGAGATGGAGAAATTTCTATAAGTGGCCGCATCCACGGAAATACAACTCTTACGATCAAAAAAATCAGTAAAAGAATTATGAACGACATAAGAGGACCGGTTACCTATTACCTCATGGATAACGAATTGATTTGCGAATAA
- a CDS encoding GAF domain-containing protein, with protein sequence MNYEDVLSRIDEQKKSNNITSQLYRYTGLLQAIEFFSQRFSASQILEYTYDFVTELLIVDQIAVFSKQEDRYVLIKSKGYKFSTYILPFDESFDMIAKFHGHIMNTEDMERFLPSDLLKVFPSNLCIPLIIEDQLYGFILVNRMNKKALFNEDDYIIAEALMQLSNTSLSNYKSYQDLHNAKAELDEKIFNLFAINHSSKVLLSELNLSNLYTLSIDVFSELTQSSVTAFFLYDEISESFKLRAMKDAFHPSKMLNISLYLTPNAEIKPSKTILDMQNPEDIDYFNSLYHNGYETVQALDPLYIVMVTKNTELLAFVTLGKNLADRPYHKGIFELIESLSSSSYIALSNAKYFKQANEQKQLLQKKFDRLMSLNSLMKNINSAKTIEELSQLTLNTLEISFGMKTGLFALYNPKKNAFEVLNSINIDNCPSEFSLSEDLSCLLEGENFILNSKDEIPLYLPAELSNTLSDASGSLFVPIVIENVENELLGVIGVFDFAESIIAESENVLTVNSIANHIAPVLYHLHQLKEQVELLCPNYENIFIKSLEKYIEEAEELFMNLEVIHIHYPKFSFTPIRLSDKALEKFSKVYTLTNSDLFIIDFDSYTEEDLKNIISTESEAEITIYKYKKDFTSVNEFMKCFAK encoded by the coding sequence ATGAATTATGAAGATGTTTTATCAAGGATTGATGAGCAAAAGAAAAGTAACAATATTACGAGCCAATTGTACCGTTATACAGGATTACTTCAAGCTATAGAATTCTTTTCTCAGAGATTTAGTGCCAGCCAAATCCTAGAATATACCTATGATTTTGTAACTGAACTTCTGATTGTAGATCAAATTGCAGTATTTTCAAAGCAAGAAGATCGATATGTATTAATTAAGTCCAAAGGATATAAGTTCAGTACTTATATTCTGCCTTTTGATGAAAGCTTTGATATGATTGCCAAATTCCATGGACATATAATGAATACAGAAGATATGGAGCGCTTCCTTCCCTCTGATCTTCTTAAAGTATTTCCATCCAATCTCTGTATTCCACTCATTATAGAAGACCAGTTATATGGTTTTATATTAGTAAACCGAATGAATAAAAAAGCGCTGTTTAACGAAGACGATTATATCATTGCAGAAGCATTAATGCAGCTCTCTAATACATCACTGTCCAATTATAAAAGTTATCAGGATCTTCATAATGCAAAAGCAGAGCTAGATGAAAAAATCTTTAATCTCTTTGCAATCAATCATTCTTCAAAAGTGCTTCTTAGTGAACTTAACTTATCTAATCTTTATACTCTTTCAATTGACGTCTTTTCTGAGTTGACCCAAAGTTCTGTTACGGCTTTTTTCCTGTATGATGAAATTTCAGAGTCATTCAAACTTAGAGCAATGAAAGATGCTTTTCACCCTTCTAAAATGCTCAATATTTCATTATACTTAACCCCAAATGCTGAAATTAAACCTTCCAAAACTATATTGGACATGCAGAATCCAGAGGACATAGATTATTTCAACAGCCTTTATCATAATGGATATGAAACAGTTCAAGCCCTTGACCCTCTATATATAGTTATGGTGACAAAGAATACAGAATTATTGGCCTTTGTAACACTAGGAAAAAATTTGGCAGACAGACCTTATCACAAAGGGATTTTTGAATTAATCGAAAGTTTATCTTCTTCCAGTTATATTGCCTTATCCAATGCCAAATACTTTAAACAAGCAAATGAGCAAAAGCAATTATTGCAGAAAAAATTCGACCGCCTTATGTCACTTAACAGCCTTATGAAAAACATTAATAGTGCCAAAACCATTGAAGAATTATCTCAACTGACACTCAATACTTTAGAGATTTCTTTTGGTATGAAGACAGGATTATTTGCATTATATAATCCAAAAAAGAATGCTTTTGAAGTTTTAAACTCCATTAATATAGACAACTGTCCTTCCGAATTTTCTCTTTCAGAAGATTTAAGCTGCCTCCTCGAAGGTGAGAATTTTATACTCAACAGTAAAGATGAAATCCCTCTCTATCTTCCTGCTGAACTGTCTAATACCTTGAGTGACGCATCTGGTTCCCTATTTGTACCCATTGTCATTGAAAATGTTGAAAATGAATTACTTGGCGTTATAGGCGTATTTGATTTTGCTGAAAGCATTATTGCAGAATCTGAAAATGTTCTTACTGTAAATAGCATTGCTAATCATATCGCTCCAGTGTTATACCACTTACATCAATTAAAAGAGCAAGTAGAACTGTTATGCCCGAATTATGAGAATATATTCATTAAATCTTTAGAAAAATACATCGAAGAAGCTGAAGAATTGTTTATGAATTTAGAGGTTATTCATATCCATTATCCTAAATTTTCCTTTACTCCAATTCGATTATCCGATAAAGCTTTGGAAAAGTTTAGTAAAGTGTATACCCTCACCAACAGCGATCTGTTTATCATAGATTTTGATTCATATACGGAAGAAGACTTAAAAAATATTATTTCTACTGAATCTGAAGCAGAGATAACGATATACAAATATAAGAAAGATTTCACATCAGTGAATGAGTTTATGAAATGCTTTGCAAAATAA
- a CDS encoding HD-GYP domain-containing protein: MSEKLVQIVSVSDLKPGMILGEDVFNSVGLRLLTSGTVLNDKNIAKLHMYGIDYVHIVEEFSIEYARKNEHEVLKSQSIRKLKTFKAFEKSYNHGVNQLHNHIVDIGEGKSINISELFSISEDMMATMESKRDLFAFLHNLRMVDDYTYTHSINVSLLCNIFGQWVGLSGEDLKNITVAGLIHDIGKTKIDPAILNKPGKLTPEEFEEIKKHTVYGFRMVEKQNIDKNIKMAVLMHHEKFDGSGYPLGAKGEQINEYAKIVSIADIYDAMTSNRSYREKFCPFRVIESFEQESYGKLDTRFLLEFLKNIAYNYLNCWVRLSTGEEGEIVFINSHHLSRPIVRVDNTLIDMSEEKDLFIEEII, encoded by the coding sequence ATGTCTGAAAAGCTAGTTCAAATTGTATCTGTTAGTGATTTAAAGCCTGGTATGATTTTAGGAGAAGATGTTTTTAATTCTGTAGGGTTAAGGCTATTAACCAGTGGAACAGTATTAAATGATAAGAATATTGCTAAGCTTCATATGTATGGAATAGATTATGTCCACATTGTTGAAGAATTTTCTATTGAGTATGCAAGGAAAAATGAACATGAAGTTCTTAAAAGCCAGAGTATTAGAAAGTTAAAAACCTTTAAAGCTTTTGAAAAATCTTATAATCACGGTGTAAACCAATTGCATAATCATATTGTTGACATAGGAGAAGGTAAAAGTATTAATATATCTGAATTGTTTTCAATAAGTGAAGATATGATGGCAACAATGGAATCTAAAAGAGATCTGTTTGCTTTTCTTCATAACTTGAGAATGGTCGATGACTATACTTATACTCATTCTATTAATGTTTCTCTTTTATGCAATATATTTGGTCAATGGGTTGGGTTAAGTGGAGAAGATCTTAAGAATATTACTGTAGCTGGGTTAATACATGATATCGGAAAAACGAAAATTGATCCTGCAATATTGAATAAGCCTGGGAAATTAACCCCTGAAGAGTTTGAAGAAATAAAAAAACATACAGTTTATGGCTTCAGAATGGTAGAGAAGCAAAATATCGACAAGAATATAAAAATGGCAGTACTGATGCATCATGAAAAATTTGACGGATCGGGTTATCCTTTAGGCGCAAAAGGCGAGCAAATTAATGAGTATGCCAAAATTGTGTCAATAGCAGATATTTACGATGCAATGACTTCAAATCGATCTTACAGAGAAAAGTTTTGCCCTTTCAGAGTTATCGAATCTTTTGAGCAAGAGTCTTATGGTAAGTTGGATACAAGATTTCTGCTGGAATTTTTGAAAAACATTGCTTATAATTATTTGAATTGTTGGGTGAGACTATCTACCGGAGAAGAAGGAGAAATTGTTTTTATTAATTCCCATCACCTTTCTCGTCCCATTGTTCGGGTAGATAATACTTTAATCGATATGAGTGAAGAAAAGGATTTGTTTATTGAAGAAATTATTTAA
- the lspA gene encoding signal peptidase II, whose protein sequence is MIFLIIFISIIILDQWTKKLAEKNLKSGESRPILNNIMRLTLHKNKGAALNLFENHSGFIKIVTAPTILFAIIYLLKIIKNKGFTLTKIAIAFIAGGGAGNLIDRIKKGYVVDFFYFNFKKCPIFNIADLFIIFGAILLQFLLLFKKTPID, encoded by the coding sequence ATGATTTTTCTAATTATTTTTATAAGTATAATAATCCTTGACCAATGGACAAAAAAGCTCGCAGAAAAAAATCTAAAATCTGGAGAATCCAGGCCGATATTAAATAATATAATGAGATTAACACTTCATAAAAATAAAGGAGCTGCGTTGAATTTATTTGAAAATCATTCTGGATTTATAAAAATAGTTACAGCTCCCACTATTTTATTTGCTATAATATATTTATTAAAAATCATCAAGAATAAAGGCTTTACTTTAACTAAAATTGCTATTGCATTCATAGCAGGAGGAGGAGCAGGTAATTTAATTGATAGAATTAAAAAGGGGTATGTGGTCGATTTTTTTTACTTCAATTTTAAAAAATGTCCTATATTTAATATAGCAGATTTATTCATCATTTTTGGAGCAATACTGTTGCAGTTTTTACTCCTTTTTAAAAAAACTCCTATTGATTAA